A genomic window from Salvelinus namaycush isolate Seneca chromosome 5, SaNama_1.0, whole genome shotgun sequence includes:
- the LOC120048247 gene encoding transcription factor HIVEP3-like isoform X1: MEAEPSHPADGERSGRQQQPLSAGAAESPTGSCPPQPQQPPSIPRPVHGGLGRLHHRKPKRSDLLLRLQHQHKTQAAAWQLSTDTPGPSGGSISSPSTSSLQSSSTQGHNTQGVQSQPNQEAPEGSPSKRSERKPQKPGKYVCTYCGRPCAKPSVLQKHIRSHTGERPYPCVPCGFSFKTKSNLYKHRKSHTHRIKAGLASSRDELSLSGPAMSAPGEDPEEPTEGESTDSESSSGQYRKERLGKQKSSSSLALLGQEEGQRSDNSQAVKQRLAMRLSERKRGPMASPEDPPSSSTSSSLGPSSKGSQESGYFSLSRSTEMSRADSQVSPPTAKTYAEIILGKYGRLGGQQRGPHHQHAHSSPGMEEKSSMPFSVPKTQVIEHITKLITVNEAVVDTSEIDSVKPRRSSLSRKSSLELPKFSCPKDPYMFEPKGESPSSSMAGQSFFPHVQDVDPSGVQESSSSVPLLRSHSMPTSASQGNHSTTSPWGFCRLSHSFDEQQAVVAEMRVGGQHRLLRRQPAIEVPLGAELSLEEAGPSYAATESGLTRKQQQQQHKGPRLYECKARCKQRESYEAHRGLCTGQPIKELERGEVDGACRDDRPQMMHYKFRALAMAVRKRRKEESLEEDPPSPGPTAVVTCSPATTTAVPSLVEQSEDFSGALSQAEQQQQDRKGISVIQHTSSFEKQESISMESQESIELSESQSTLQKQPQPKSSRSMSRLVRQHNIQVPEILVTVEPDADMVSVSPTATASSSKEPERVVEEFQWPQRSQSMAQLPAEKLPPKKKRLRLAEAAAQSSGESSFESVLLGPRSPSQESNISHSPSRSASFEDMGGKPAEPSSWGSSSTQGSHMLTVPSGPHQQYQPQRDMRRSASEQAPASPQHTDEVVETRSKSFDYGSLSPQRSASAWRERRKCLLVKHATLGEPDHEEGAVASHSGRPGSPKPGPSYTSHPALHPAEASTSRLSPEAIGKTVQLFHQPRIPPFPMQPTGHDRFPLGQIAQLHPVTTAISDVLSTHIIHRAFLHTHPSPPTIQVHPGQLHMAECLGLPLDPFSALLSLQYPTGAGETVYLPISPGLTIQVPTQPPIPSTVVLPSPSPQSLIPLPCLHPPPVIATCLAQLMPVVSLVVPVRLQTHMTTYASALYTTLSQILASACSQEPICCMAMVIMGQLEQDKLQRSYLKIPTPDFKSYLPLSLPLELGSVSREGYGPLGAGGSKRMLSPAASLELSTEAQRQQKRVKEEEEEEEKVGEEEENRGTGGEPEAGEDEEKQPERAQIGVVTVKAEEEEKVRDPEGHMEEREMQGKAEPKKEKGREKNESRGVSASFVTQSPERAKAPSYTSLHTTTSVSWCYLNYAKPNPSAQRESQTSVYTSWSVSMHNPNLPGLSTKLALSLLSSKQKHSSETYTMATALTPATGKVVSASSRKTYISEVHAIPPSTPVEVKEPPQQPEKGKREEQGPSTSKQSEPLRVKILEGGYKSNEEYVYVRGRGRGNYVCGECGIRCKKPSMLRKHIRTHTDLRPYICKHCNFAFKTKGNLTKHMKSKAHGKKCQSMGTSGSSLDEPETEEAGVAWRTGVWRIRHSVSFPLFSSGGIEEHLSGSEDQDEHQFSDVDDSEEDDDEEEEESSSHDELPSSCSSDRSLSARGHSSSGRRSQQGTPDPSAPELQPDPSPCPSQELSPSRRMWPSGHTSSPESRRALFSRRGWDASPRAFSPSSESCSPIRSLSPRRELASHNRHLSPSPKRGPSPIRALSPLYPMRPLSPSQYRVLWARASPSPLGVQHRPRSSPSRLPWDIPSMMASDRRQVGSMERIGTPSEGQIGPEPCLSFPPAFRLSPSDSPKAQSQSMDRIFSHLPLHSQQARVPYLMISIGGIQMVQARPRSHPTTPTLASSPPMEGLLLGQTRREAPWCRTPRTQGLRTPGDHWSDSQEVVGASQSGLCIPSLTPPIHSKPSTSQQGRMDPGMINTKQYHSSSHSHRSEAETRERWPSHGQAGPSPPPTHRIGQLFERQEPPGLGSRATVSELVERGSKGGDSTNQDQST; encoded by the exons ATGGAGGCGGAGCCCAGCCATCCTGCTGATGGTGAGCGATCCGGAAGGCAACAGCAGCCTCTGTCTGCTGGGGCCGCTGAGTCCCCCACAGGGTCCTGTCCACCTCAGCCACAGCAGCCGCCATCCATCCCCCGCCCCGTCCACGGTGGCCTGGGACGCCTCCACCACCGCAAGCCCAAGCGTAGCGACCTGCTCCTCAGGCTTCAGCATCAGCACAAGACCCAAGCAGCAGCATGGCAGCTCTCAACAGACACCCCAGGTCCTTCAGGAGGCAGcatctcctccccctccacctcaTCCCTACAATCCTCCTCTACCCAAGGCCACAACACTCAGGGGGTCCAGTCCCAGCCCAATCAGGAAGCCCCAGAGGGCAGCCCGTCTAAAAGAAGTGAGAGGAAGCCCCAGAAACCGGGGAAGTATGTGTGCACTTACTGCGGCCGTCCATGTGCCAAACCCAGCGTTCTCCAGAAACACATCCGCTCTCACACAGGGGAGAGGCCTTACCCCTGTGTCCCCTGTGGCTTCTCCTTCAAGACCAAGAGTAACCTGTACAAGCACCGCAAGTCCCACACCCACCGAATCAAGGCAGGCCTGGCGTCCAGCCGGGACGAGCTGAGCCTGAGCGGACCTGCAATGAGCGCCCCGGGAGAGGATCCCGAGGAGCCTACAGAGGGGGAGAGCACAGACTCTGAGTCGTCGTCAGGTCAGTACAGGAAGGAGAGGTTGGGCAAGCAGAAGAGTAGCAGCAGTTTGGCGCTGTTAGGGCAAGAGGAGGGCCAGAGGTCTGACAACTCCCAGGCCGTGAAGCAGAGACTGGCCATGAGGCTGAGTGAGAGGAAGCGAGGCCCCATGGCCTCCCCAGAagaccctccctcctcctccacctcctcctcactAGGCCCCAGCAGTAAAGGCAGCCAAGAGTCAGGCTACTTCTCCCTTTCGAGGAGCACTGAGATGAGCCGAGCTGACTCCCAGGTGAGCCCTCCCACCGCCAAAACTTACGCCGAGATCATCCTGGGCAAGTATGGACGGCTTGGAGGGCAGCAGCGCGGTCCCCATCATCAGCACGCCCACTCTTCACCAGGGATGGAGGAGAAGAGCAGCATGCCCTTCAGCGTGCCCAAGACGCAGGTCATCGAGCACATCACCAAACTCATCACCGTCAACGAGGCGGTGGTGGACACCAGCGAGATCGACAGCGTCAAGCCCAGGCGCTCCTCGCTCTCCAGGAAGAGTAGTCTGGAGTTACCCAAGTTCTCCTGCCCCAAAGACCCCTATATGTTTGAGCCTAAGGGAGAAAGTCCAAGCTCCAGTATGGCAGGCCAATCATTCTTTCCCCATGTCCAAGACGTGGACCCATCTGGGGTCCAGGAGTCTTCCTCCTCAGTGCCTCTGCTGAGAAGCCACTCCATGCCCACCTCAGCAAGCCAGGGAAACCACTCCACCACCTCTCCCTGGGGCTTCTGTCGTCTGAGCCACTCCTTTGATGAGCAGCAGGCTGTGGTGGCCGAGATGAGGGTGGGCGGGCAGCACCGTTTGCTGAGGCGCCAGCCCGCCATCGAGGTGCCCCTCGGGGCTGAACTCAGCCTGGAGGAGGCTGGCCCCTCCTACGCAGCAACAGAAAGTGGCCTAACCaggaagcagcaacagcagcaacacaAAGGTCCAAGGCTCTATGAGTGCAAGGCCCGCTGTAAACAAAGGGAGAGTTACGAGGCCCACAGGGGTCTTTGCACAGGCCAGCCAATAAAggagctggagagaggagaggtggatggGGCGTGCCGGGATGACCGTCCCCAGATGATGCACTATAAATTCCGGGCACTGGCCATGgcagtgaggaagaggaggaaagaggagagtcTGGAGGAGGATCCTCCCAGCCCCGGGCCTACAGCTGTTGTGACCTGCAGCCCCGCAACCACCACTGCAGTGCCAAGCCTGGTGGAGCAGAGTGAGGATTTCTCAGGTGCTCTCTCACAGGCTGAGCAACAGCAGCAAGACAGGAAGGGCATCTCTGTCATCCAGCACACCAGCTCCTTCGAGAAGCAGGAAAGTATATCCATGGAGAGCCAGGAGTCTATAGAGCTCAGTGAGAGCCAGTCAACACTGCAAAAACAGCCGCAGCCAAAATCATCTCGCTCCATGTCCCGCCTGGTCCGCCAGCACAACATCCAAGTGCCAGAGATCCTAGTGACGGTGGAGCCTGACGCTGATATGGTGTCAGTGTCGCCCACGGCGACGGCATCCTCGTCCAAGGAGCcagagagagtggtagaggagTTCCAGTGGCCTCAGCGCAGCCAGAGTATGGCTCAGCTCCCCGCCGAGAAGCTGCCACCAAAGAAGAAGCGTCTCCGTCTAGCCGAGGCTGCTGCCCAGTCTTCTGGGGAGTCCAGCTTTGAGTCGGTATTGCTGGGGCCCCGGAGCCCCAGCCAGGAGAGCAACATTTCCCACTCACCCAGCCGATCTGCCTCCTTTGAAGACATGGGGGGAAAACCTGCTGAGCCTTCCTCCTGGGGCTCCAGCAGCACCCAGGGCTCCCACATGCTAACCGTGCCCTCGGGCCCCCACCAACAATACCAACCCCAAAGAGACATGCGGCGCTCAGCCTCGGAGCAGGCCCCTGCCAGCCCACAGCACACGGACGAGGTTGTGGAGACGAGGAGCAAATCCTTTGACTACGGGTCCCTATCGCCGCAGCGGTCTGCATCAgcctggagggagaggaggaagtgcCTGCTGGTGAAGCACGCCACCCTGGGCGAGCCAGACCACGAGGAGGGGGCCGTGGCCAGCCACTCGGGCCGACCAGGGAGCCCCAAGCCGGGCCCGTCCTACACCAGCCACCCTGCCCTCCACCCAGCTGAAGCCAGCACCTCGAGGCTCAGCCCAGAGGCCATAGGGAAGACCGTACAGCTGTTCCACCAACCCCGGATACCCCCATTCCCCATGCAACCAACTGGGCATGATCGGTTCCCTCTTGGCCAGATAGCCCAGCTCCACCCGGTCACCACTGCCATCTCAGATGTCCTCTCCACCCACATCATCCACAGAGCCTTCTTACACACACACCCTTCTCCTCCAACCATACAAGTCCACCCAGGGCAGCTTCACATGGCAGAATGCTTAGGCCTGCCCCTCGATCCTTTCTCAGCTCTGCTCTCCCTGCAGTACCCCACCGGGGCTGGCGAGACTGTGTACCTCCCCATTTCCCCTGGGCTCACCATCCAAGTCCCCACACAGCCCCCCATACCCTCCACTGTGGTTCTCCCTTCCCCATCTCCTCAGTCCTTAATCCCCCTACCCTGCCTCCATCCCCCGCCTGTCATCGCAACGTGCCTGGCGCAGCTGATGCCAGTCGTGTCACTGGTGGTGCCAGTGCGCCTCCAGACCCACATGACCACCTATGCCAGTGCCCTGTACACCACCCTATCCCAGATCTTGGCGTCAGCCTGCTCCCAGGAGCCCATCTGCTGCATGGCCATGGTTATCATGGGCCAGCTGGAGCAGGACAAGCTGCAGAGGTCCTATCTGAAGATCCCCACCCCGGACTTCAAGAGCTACCTGCCTCTGTCTCTGCCCCTGGAGCTGGGCTCTGTGTCCAGGGAGGGCTACGGGCCACTGGGGGCTGGAGGGAGCAAACGCATGCTCTCCCCTGCAGCCAGTCTGGAGCTTAGCACAGAGGCCCAGCGCCAGCAGAAACgagtgaaggaggaagaggaggaggaagagaaggtgggagaggaagaggaaaatAGGGGTACTGGGGGAGAACCTGAAGCAGGGGAGGATGAAGAGAAGCAGCCGGAAAGGGCACAGATAGGAGTAGTTACTGTGAAAGCcgaggaggaagagaaggtacGGGACCCAGAGGGGCAcatggaagagagggagatgcaAGGGAAGGCTGAACCTAAGAAAGAAAAGGGGAGGGAGAAGAATGAGAGCCGGGGAGTGAGTGCTTCCTTTGTAACCCAGAGTCCAGAGCGAGCCAAAGCCCCCTCGTATACCAGCCTCCACACAACCacctcagtcagctggtgttacTTGAACTACGCGAAGCCCAACCCGTCTGCCCAGAGGGAGTCACAAACCTCCGTTTACACCTCCTGGAGCGTCAGCATGCACAACCCCAACCTGCCAGGCCTGTCCACCAAGCTGGCCCTGTCTCTGCTGAGCTCTAAGCAGAAGCACAGCTCGGAGACCTACACCATGGCCACAGCTCTAACCCCTGCAACAGGCAAGGTGGTCTCTGCCAGCAGCAGAAAGACCTACATTTCAGAG GTACATGCTATCCCACCCAGCACCCCTGTCGAAGTGAAGGAGCCACCACAGCAGCctgagaaggggaagagagaagagcAAGGGCCCTCCACCTCCAAACAGAGCGAACCTCTCCGCGTCAAAATCTTAGAGGGCGG GTACAAGTCTAATGAGGAGTATGTGTATGTGCGGGGTCGCGGCAGAGGAAACTATGTGTGCGGAGAGTGCGGGATCCGCTGTAAGAAGCCCAGCATGCTAAGGAAGCACATTCGAACACACACGGATCTCCGGCCCTACATCTGCAAACACTGCAACTTCGCCTTCAAAACCAaag GGAACCTTACCAAGCACATGAAGTCCAAGGCTCATGGGAAGAAGTGCCAGTCAATGGGAACGTCTGGGTCTTCACTGGACGAGCCAGAGACCGAGGAAGCAG GTGTagcctggaggactggagtttgGAGAATTAGGCATAGTGTAAGTTTCCCCCTCTTCTCATCAGGAGGTATTGAAGAGCATTTGTCTGGCTCCGAGGACCAGGATGAGCACCAGTTCTCTGACGTGGATGATTCAGAGGAGGACgatgatgaggaagaggaagagtcctCATCTCACGATGAGCTGCCCTCATCCTGCTCCTCCGACCGCAGTCTGTCCGCAAGGGGGCACTCCAGCAGCGGAAGACGGTCCCAGCAGGGCACGCCTGACCCCTCAGCCCCAGAACTCCAGCCagatcccagcccctgtcccagCCAGGAGCTCTCTCCCAGCCGTAGAATGTGGCCCAGCGGGCATACTTCCTCTCCAGAAAGCCGGAGGGCACTGTTCTCCCGCCGGGGCTGGGATGCCTCCCCCAGGGCCTTCTCCCCTAGCAGTGAGAGCTGCTCTCCCATCCGAAGCCTTTCCCCCAGACGGGAGCTGGCCTCCCACAACCGACACCTCTCGCCTTCCCCCAAGAGAGGACCATCCCCCATCAGAGCTCTATCTCCCCTGTACCCCATGCGGCCTCTCTCCCCTAGCCAGTATCGGGTGTTGTGGGCCCGGGCCTCTCCCTCGCCCCTGGGGGTTCAGCATAGACCTCGCAGCTCACCCAGTCGTTTGCCATGGGACATCCCCAGTATGATGGCCAGCGATCGCAGACAGGTGGGTTCAATG GAGAGAATAGGAACACCAAGTGAAGGGCAGATTGGTCCAGAGCCCTGCCTGTCATTCCCCCCAGCTTTCCGTCTGTCCCCCAGTGACAGCCCTAAAGCCCAGTCCCAGTCCATGGACCGAATCTTCAGCCACCTGCCTCTGCACTCACAGCAGGCCAGGGTGCCCTACCTGATGATCTCCATTGGGGGCATTCAGATGGTGCAGGCTCGTCCCCGCTCCCACCCCACTACCCCCACCTTGGCCTCCTCTCCCCCGATGGAGGGGCTTCTACTGGGCCAGACCAGGAGGGAAGCCCCCTGGTGCAGGACCCCCAGAACTCAAGGGCTCAGAACTCCTGGGGACCACTGGTCAGACAGCCAGGAAGTAGTAGGAGCCAGCCAATCAGGGCTGTGCATTCCCAGTTTAACCCCACCCATACATTCCAAACCCTCCACCTCGCAGCAGGGTAGGATGGACCCAGGGATGATAAACACAAAGCAATATCACAGCTCCTCCCACTCACACAGGTCTGAGGCAGAGACCAGAGAACGATGGCCCTCACATGGCCAGGCAGGACCgtccccccctcccacacacaggATTGGACAGCTGTTTGAGAGGCAGGAGCCACCAGGGTTGGGGTCCAGAGCGACTGTTTCAGAATTGGTAGAGAGAGGATCTAAAGGCGGAGACTCAACCAATCAAGACCAGAGCACTTAG